A genome region from Yoonia vestfoldensis includes the following:
- a CDS encoding GntR family transcriptional regulator, protein MNTRLADHVREALEQMIVTGDFVDGERLDEIRLAERFNVSRTPLREAFQALAASGLVQLFPRRGAFVRHPGFHEIIEMFEVMAELEAVCGRLAARRVTPKTLERIKVTVIACECAAHAGDSDGYYRENEHFHQLVYAASGNDFLAGEAQRLHKRLQPFRRMQLRVRGRMIQSLTEHREILTALEAGDSTAAEVILREHVAVQGSKFNDLMASYKQSNLRAHSQLASLRG, encoded by the coding sequence ATGAACACCCGACTGGCCGACCATGTCCGCGAAGCGCTGGAACAGATGATCGTGACAGGCGATTTCGTCGATGGCGAACGCCTTGATGAAATTCGTTTGGCCGAACGTTTCAACGTATCGCGCACCCCGCTGCGCGAGGCCTTTCAGGCGCTTGCCGCATCAGGGCTGGTGCAATTGTTTCCGCGCCGCGGTGCTTTTGTGCGCCACCCCGGGTTCCACGAGATCATCGAGATGTTCGAGGTCATGGCAGAGCTAGAGGCCGTTTGCGGGCGCCTGGCCGCGCGCCGCGTTACCCCCAAGACGCTGGAGCGGATCAAGGTCACCGTGATCGCCTGCGAATGCGCCGCCCATGCCGGTGACAGCGACGGCTATTACCGCGAAAACGAACATTTCCATCAATTGGTCTATGCCGCCTCGGGCAATGATTTTCTTGCCGGTGAAGCACAGCGTCTGCACAAGCGGCTGCAACCGTTCCGGCGGATGCAATTGCGCGTGCGCGGCCGGATGATACAATCGCTGACCGAACATCGCGAGATCCTGACCGCTTTGGAAGCCGGCGACAGCACCGCCGCAGAGGTCATCCTGCGCGAGCATGTCGCCGTGCAGGGCAGCAAGTTCAATGACCTGATGGCCAGCTACAAGCAATCCAACCTGCGCGCGC